In Thalassophryne amazonica chromosome 4, fThaAma1.1, whole genome shotgun sequence, a genomic segment contains:
- the LOC117508785 gene encoding claudin-4-like produces the protein MVAAGLQIMGIALCIFGWIGAIIACALPMWKVTAFVGQNIVTAQTTWEGIWMSCVVQSTGQMQCKVYDSMLALDQDLQAARALLIICILISIIGIILAIAGGKCTNCVEDEVSKAKICVAAGAVFIIAGILCLIPVSWTANTIISNFYNPLLAGSQKRELGAALFIGWGAAALLIIGGGLLCANCPPKDNYSAKYSAPRSSAPKGYV, from the coding sequence ATGGTGGCAGCTGGCCTTCAGATTATGGGCATTGCCCTGTGCATTTTCGGCTGGATTGGGGCTATCATTGCCTGTGCCCTGCCCATGTGGAAGGTGACGGCCTTTGTCGGACAGAACATCGTGACCGCTCAGACGACGTGGGAGGGCATCTGGATGAGCTGCGTGGTCCAAAGCACGGGCCAGATGCAGTGTAAAGTTTATGATTCCATGTTGGCCCTCGACCAGGACCTCCAGGCTGCCCGTGCCCTCCTCATCATCTGCATCCTCATTTCCATCATTGGCATCATCCTAGCCATAGCAGGAGGTAAATGCAccaactgtgtggaggatgaggtcTCCAAAGCCAAGATCTGTGTGGCAGCTGGAGCAGTCTTCATCATTGCCGGGATTTTGTGCCTCATCCCTGTGTCCTGGACGGctaacaccatcatcagcaacttcTACAATCCACTGTTGGCTGGTTCTCAGAAGAGAGAGCTGGGAGCTGCTCTCTTCATTGGTTGGGGAGCTGCTGCGCTCCTCATCATCGGTGGTGGACTTCTCTGTGCCAACTGTCCTCCCAAGGATAACTACTCTGCCAAATACTCAGCCCCCCGTTCATCCGCACCAAAGGGCTACGTTTGA
- the LOC117508784 gene encoding claudin-4-like: MVSQGIQIIGMAMALIGWLLVMVVCGLPMWKVTAFIGANIITAQNIWQGMWMNCVVQSTGQMQCKVYDSMLALPQDLQAGRAMIIISILAGVFGMVLSIAGGKCTNCIEDERSKARICILSGIFFIVSGLLCLIPVSWTAHTVIVNFYNPLQVAQKYELGAALYIGWAASALLLMGGGLLCWNCPPKNEQYHYVPKFTPVKSSASTREYV, translated from the coding sequence ATGGTTTCTCAGGGGATCCAGATCATTGGCATGGCCATGGCTTTGATCGGCTGGCTTCTGGTCATGGTGGTGTGCGGGTTGCCCATGTGGAAGGTCACTGCCTTCATCGGTGCCAACATCATCACGGCACAGAATATCTGGCAGGGCATGTGGATGAACTGCGTGGTTCAGAGCACAGGCCAGATGCAATGCAAAGTGTATGACTCCATGCTGGCGCTGCCTCAGGACCTGCAGGCTGGTCGCGCCATGATCATCATTTCCATCCTGGCTGGGGTCTTTGGCATGGTGTTGTCCATCGCTGGTGGGAAATGCACCAATTGCATTGAGGATGAGCGATCCAAAGCGAGGATTTgcatcctgtctggaattttctTCATCGTCTCGGGGTTGCTCTGCCTTATTCCCGTGTCGTGGACAGCCCACACCGTCATCGTCAACTTTTACAACCCGCTGCAGGTGGCCCAGAAGTATGAGTTAGGAGCGGCCCTGTACATCGGCTGGGCAGCCTCTGCACTGCTGCTGATGGGAGGGGGGCTGCTGTGCTGGAACTGCCCCCCCAAAAATGAACAGTACCACTATGTGCCCAAATTCACACCTGTGAAGTCCAGTGCTTCAACAAGAGAATATGTATAA